The segment GCCATTGATGCAAGATCAAAATCTTCGACAGCCCGCTCACAATTTGGGCATACCTTCGCATTTTCTGGCAAAGCATACGAGCAGTAGACGCAGAATTCCTGTTCTTCGATTATCTTGTCAGCTAGAGCTTTATCCCAATGTCCATACTCAAGAGCCTGAATGATATGCTCTCTAGTTATTACACCTTGGAAGAAATCATGCTCTGTCAATCTCTTGAAAACATTTACCAATATAGAGGACAAATCGGGCTCTACAGGGATTGGAAGCCTTTTCGTCAGTAGCTTCTTAATCCATGGGGCGCCCCGTTTGAAGGCAAGGGCGGCTGTTCTGAGAAACTCGGGAACAAAGAAATTGCTGTAGGTTTCTTCGGAAAAGGCAATATTAGGTGCTAGGGTCATTCCTATTCCCGTCGAAAATAGCCAATAGTCCGGAGAGATGATGATTCCATGAGCCTTATTCCCGGCATATGGAAGTTTTTCTGGTTCCATAAGGAATTCATTGAGTACACGCAGAGCTGGTAATGCAAATTTATGGAATGTTGCTGGAAAATAGATAAATTGTGCCTGATTAATCGCTGACTTCAATAACGCTCCCGGATCAATAACTGCAGGAAAATCCAAGGGGAAATTGTCGAGTCTGTCCTTCCAATCTTTTCTCCGAGCCTTGATTGTGACTCCCAGAATCTCATTCGCGATTTTGCGCATGGAATTCCGAGTTTCTTCTGTCAATTCAAGGGTCTGATTATTGGCAACCATTCTCAGTTTGTAATAGCTATTCTTGACAGCTTTCAATCGTTTTCTTGCGTTTTCAACTCTGCGAGTGTACTTCCTCTCCAATTCTTCTGGAGAAGAAGCTTCAAGGTTATGTATTACTCTAACGCAACCTTCAAAATCTGAATCAATAAGAGAAAGTTGCTCTTGGGCAATATAGAGTGGCGGTACATCCACATCCGCAGCTGTTAGTACATCGAGAAGTCTGCTAGTGTAATCGTATTGATCTGTCGCATCTCGCGTTTGTTCGTTCACTGTACTCCATAATTTGATCCATTTCCCTATTTGATTGACTTTCTTCTTGGGAGTTCCTGCATCTAACAATACGGATTGAAGACTAAGCAGAAATTCTTGGAAATCGCGATTGTTTCCCTGGTCCAAAATTCTCCGATTTATGTTGACGCCAACAATATCGATAATGGAATCGAACGGAGGACCGTATAGCTTGAGCAAGGGCCCAATCTCATAGTTTTCGAACCCAAGATTTTCTGAGATTATATTGCCTATAGTATACCTTAGAATAGAATGGGCAGCAGTGTTCGAGGTGATTTTGGATACTGTCTCATCATGCATGTTATCTATGAAGCTCAGAAGATTATCGCTTGGGATTTTTCTTTTTTGATAAAGATAGAAAATCTCCAAAACTGTTTGCTCATTGAATGCAATACAAGGAAAAGAGGTTATGCCTTTTTTTCGGCAATACTCGAAAATATCCGGGGCTATGTCATACTCATAGAACGATTCATATTCGCCTTCCTTGATTTCCAGCAAAGATGAGATAATCTCTCCTTTTGCAGTATCATCAAGCCGATGCATGTTGATAAGAAACTCTACCATCTCGTATCGCTTCTCGAATGAAACCTCATCCAGATTTTCCAAGGAAACAGGTATGGATTTATGTTTGTAGCCAAGTTCAATGAAATCCGAAAAGATGCTCTCCCATGTTTCAGGATCTTCTTCAAGCACAAAAGACACGAATGAAACAGTTCGCATGATTGAATCTATAATAGGCTGATTTCCTACGCCTTGCAGCTCATACATGAATTTCTGTTTGTATTCATACGACAATCCTTGGAAGATAGTTGTAATTTCTGAAAGTAAAGAGATTGATGAAACGTGGTTTCCTGGTTGCTCTTTCAAACCTTCAATGATTCTGCAAATAAACGGAATTAATACATCGTGAAGGTACACGAGATTTTCGAGTTGTTGGATTATGTTTCCTAGCTTATCATAGTCATTTCGATTAATCTGGAGATTCCATTTCTCTTTCTCTATGATTCTTGAAAGGTTCCAACACTGTACCATGAAATCGTGGTTTACATGGTCCAAGCTAAAAGAATTAGATTCTATAGCATCTAGGACTAAAGATGTAAGTCTGGCAAGAAAAAGGGTGTGGTCGACATTTGCCAACAGCTGACAGAATCCTATTAGAAGCTGCTCTTCATCCTTCTCAAATTTTTCTGGAAAGACCTCATCTACTAGCTGCTCTAGTGCGTCAGCGGGATCATCTTTTCGTTTTGACTTCACATAGGATCGGTGAAGTGCGAAAAGGTTCCATAGAGGGGAACCTATTATCGGGGAGTACTCCTCAACCCCTTCTTGCTGGGCAACATGCTTGATAGTGTTCCTGATTTCAGCCTCCTTTCTTTTTTGCATCATAGGGAGATACACTTTCAGGTAGAAAACAACAGCAAACAAGGCCGCTATAAGTGAAATCAATGCGATAATCAGGTTGGAACCTATTCCATTTAGAAAGGGAATCTGAATCGTAAGTGGGAATCCAACAGCATATTTCCAGAGCAACGAAGTAGAAGCAATGAACCTGCCCATGAAATAGCTTGGTAAAATAGGAATGGAAATAATCGGTATCAACACCCTCCACCAGGACAAGAAATGTGAAACGTAAACAAAAAATGCCATGAATAGTAGAAAACCCCTCATCATAATGGGAACTCCCGCATCCGGATGTTGAATCTCGTTAGAGTTAATATTTCTTACTACACTTTGGCTTAGAATGGGGCATACCAACTTCAAGTCTGTCTCTCGAGCCTCCAAAACCTATTTCTTGGGAAACATCACCACTCTATTTCCTGAGAGGTCCAATTTGAAGAAACTCACACCTATGCAGAGACAGTATCTGGAGCTCAAAAGACAACACCAAGACTGTTTGCTATTATTCAGGCTGGGCGACTTTTACGAACTCTTCAACGCTGATGCCGAAATCGCCTCAGAAATCCTAGACATTGTCCTGACATCCCGAGGTGAAGGTGTAGATAGTTGGCCAATGTGTGGTGTCCCACATCACTCAGTAGAGCAGTACATAGCAGAGCTGCTTGAAGCCGGGCATACCGTCGCCCTAGCAGATCAAGTAGAGGATTCTTCAGAAGCAAAAGGACTGGTCCGAAGAGAGGTGGTACGAGTAATCACTCCAGGTACCGTGCTGGAGAGCTCGATGCTTGAGAGTAGTGCAAACAACTACTTGACCGCCATGGTTGTCCACGAGGGAATGATAGGGCTTGCCGCAGTTGATATATCTACAGGAGAGTTCATAGCAACCGAGTTTGAAGCTGAACCTGATAGTGAGGAGGTCATGAGTGAGCTCGCTAGGTTGAATCCGTCTGAGCTTCTGTTGCCTGAGTCCATGGCCGGTGACAAGATTATCAAGGATTTGCGAGAGGACGTAAAGAAGGTAGATTTCAGAGAGGATTTGGAGTTCTCGGCCAGAACAGCAGAGCGGGCCGTCAAGGAGCAATTTGGTGTAACAACTCTTGACGGATATGGCCTCGCTGACAAGCCCGTTGCACTCGGAGCTGCCGGTGCTATCCTGGCGTATCTCTCCGAGGTACATAGAGGACAGAAGGCGACCTTGACCGGAATCAGCACATACTCTATTCAGGACCATATGACAATTGATGCGATTACCCAGCGCAATCTTGAACTAGTCAAGAATGCTAGAGATGGGTCTACCCGCGGCACCCTTCTTTCCGTCCTTTCTGAAACAAGTACTCCCATGGGTCGAAGAAAACTCAAACAGTGGATGCTTCAACCCCTCATGGACAGTAGCAGTATCAATGAGCGACTTGATGCGGTTGAAGAAATTGCGAGATCTGCACTGGTCAGAAAGAATATTGCTGAGAAGCTCGACAAGACTGGAGATTTCGAGCGTCTTGTGAGCAGGATTGCATTTGGTACAGCCAATGCCCGAGACTTGGTCTCTTTGAGAACTGTTCTTGCCAAGATTCCCGAAATACGGGAGATTCTCCAGAGCTGTGATTGTTCTATTCTGCAATCAGCTGCTGACTCCATTGATGCACTTGAGGATTTGAGAAACACGTTGAAAGAAGCAGTTGTTGATGATCCACCTGCCACTGTGAAAGAAGGAGGAATAATCAAAGAGGGCTACGATGAGCAACTAGACTCCATGAAATCAGAGATAGCGGCAGACAAGGAATGGATCAGATCTTTGCAGGGTAAGGAGCGAAAAAGAACCGGAATAAAATCGTTGAAAGTTGGTTACAATAAGGTGTTTGGATATTATTTGGAGGTTACCAATGCCAATACTGACAAGGTTCCACCCGAGTATGAACGGAAACAAACACTAACCAATTCGGAGCGATATATCACTCCAGAGCTAAAAGAGAAGGAAGCCACTGTTCTTGCTGGAGAGGAGAAAATCAATCAGCTGGAATACGAGCTTTATGAGGATCTGAGAACAAAAGTGAAAAAACTGGTCGAGCCACTACGAAGGAATTCACAGGCTATTGCCCTTGCAGATGTCATTGTCTCATTAGCAGAAGTGGCAGTCAAGAGAGGATACAATCGACCGAAAATAGTGGAGGACAAAACCATCCGCGTGGTTGAAGGAAGACATCCTGCAATGGAAGTGGCTCTGGGTAGAAATGAATTTGTACCAAACAGCCTATCAATGGGCGAAGACGGAACTACGCTGTTGATTGTAACAGGGCCTAACATGGGAGGGAAGAGTACTTACATGAGACAGAATGCCCTTATTGTCCTTCTTGCTCAGATGGGGTCCTTTGTTCCTGCCAAGAGAGCCACAATAGGACTGGTCGATAGAATCTTCACAAGGGTGGGCGCTTTTGACGACTTAACAGCCAGCCAATCCACGTTCATGGTGGAGATGATCGAAACCGCGAATATCCTCAACAATGCCACCGAACGGAGCCTCGTTATTCTCGACGAAGTTGGTCGCGGTACAAGTACCTATGACGGTATGGCTCTTGCATGGGCAGTAGCTGAAGAGATTGCCAAGATGAAGACACGAACACTCTTTGCCACTCATTATCATCATCTGACTCAGATGGCTGAAGACTATCATGGTATCAAAAACGTACATACCCTAGCAAAAGAAGCGGGCGACGATATTGTTTTTCTCTACAAGGTAGTTGGAGGGCCTACTGACGAAAGCTATGGTGTGCATGTGGCATCCTTGGCAGGAGTACCTGAGCCTGTAGTAAGCAGAGCAGCAGAAATGCTGGTAAGATTTGAGAATGAAAAACCCGTGGCAGTGACCGGAGAATCAAGCGAAGAACCTGTTGTGAAGCAGATGAGTCTCGAACCATTGACTGTGGAAGATCCGATTTTAGAAGAAATCAAGCATATGGATTTAGACAGAACAACACCCATAGATTCACTTCTTGCTCTAAGAGAATTTCAAGAAAGAATCCGTGATAGGGAATAAACCACCAACCGAGATTCTCTGTTGATTACGTGCTAAGGCTTTAATCATTCGATGGGGGTTGAGACGAATATGGCACAAAGGCATAAATTGCTCCTTATGGGAGTGGATCAAGCGATACCCTGCTTCATCAATAGATTTGTTGAAGACGGAACAATGCCCAACCTTGCAAGACTGATAGAGCGAGGAGTAAGGGGTAGAGCACTCTCGTGTTTCCCACCAGATACACCAACAAACTGGGTCACTGTGGCAACCGGTGCGAATGTCGAAAGACACGGTGCCACAAGTTTCTATCTTCACATGCCGGGAGAACCGTTTGAAGAGGGACTTAGAAAGCAAAACCGGTCAAGGAGCCAGCTGAGAAAATACGCCACAGCAGAATTCCTTTGGGATGTTGTTGACCAAGCTGGAATCCGTTCATTTGTTGTCAACTATCCAGCTGGCTGGCCAAGTGTTCTTGAGAATGGAATCATGAGTCGATTGGTATGGGAAATTCCAGATCCGCGTCCACGCATTCTATCTCCAGCCAAAATCAAGGAAGTACAGATTGAGTCAGCTCTATCGGGATTTGAAATAGTTGAAGGCGTATCTGCACGACTAATTGAAATCAATAATGAGAAGAAATATCGAATGGTCATACCCGAGAAGACAGAGAAACTGGAAGAAGGCGAATGGAGTTCATGGTTGGAATCTGAGATGAAAACAGATTCTGAAGCTATACCTTGCATTTGCAAGGCCAAATTAGAAGATATAGAAAAGGATACCGTATCAATCCTGATTGGAACCGTATACAGCCTTACCGGCTGGGCGAACCCTGATTCGTTTGGTCGGGAACTGATTCAAAACGTGATGGAGCCAGAACTCATCGCTGGAATGGACAAGGATGTCGAATACTGGTTCCAAGGTTCAACCGCAGATTATCTAGAAGAGGCTGAACAAGAAGCAAGGCTGGTGGGACGCACAGTCAAGTATGCCAAACAAAAACATGATTGGCAAGTTTGTATGTTCCATATTCATTTTCTTGATAGTGTCAATCACAAGGAACTTGCGTATCTCCACGAGGGGTCGCCTTTGTATGAAGAAGAAGCCTCTGGAACTGCACTTGAGAACGTTCGAAAGGCGTATGAACTAATCGATGACTTGCTGGGTATGCTTCTTGATTCAGTAGTTGATGATGATACAGTTGTAGCATTTCTTTCCGATCATGGGGCAATACCTGCTTGGAAAATGGCAAATATTCCAAAGGCATTAGTCGATGCTGGATTGTTATCCTACAAAGATGAGAATGGTAAAACACTAAGTGTTGATTGGAGCAAGACGAAAGCGTTTGCATATCTCGAACCGCCGTATGTTTGGGTAAATAAAGTCGGACGTGATCCGCACGGCATTGTCGAAGACGAAGAATACGATAGCGTCAGAGAGAAGATAATTGAAGCACTTGAATCGATGCGCGACCCTGAAAGTGGAAAAAGGATTGTGAAGATTGCCTTGCGACGAGAGGAGGCCGATTTTCTAGGGCAGAACAGCGACCGTGTTGGTGATGTAGTTTTTGCTCTAAATCCGCCATACGAGTTGTTCGATGGGAATGCTGAAGAACTCGATATCTCAGAAATCCAACCTGAATTCTTGGAGAGAAGTTTGGCATTTCCGGCTGCCGAATGTCTTGGTGCACATGCTTACTACTTGCCAACTACGCGCTTTGGGCCCTACAGCATAGATGTTCCACTCATATTAGCTGGTCCTGGAATCAAGAGCAATGTGGAATTTGAGAATTCCTTCAATTTGGTTGATGTTGCACCCACCTTAGCATATCTCCTGGGAGTACGAAGGCCAAAAGATTCGCAGGGAAGGATTCTGCATGAAATCCTCGAAAAATTCAACTGTAGAAGTCATTAGAAGCAAATCTTCGGGATAATTGGAAGTAGAAGGATGATACCTGATGGAGAAACTCAAAGACATTCGGATTGGCATCATCGGAGTTGGGCTGCTTGGAAACATACATAATCAAGCAATTCAGACAATCGTAAGAGGACCGTATTTCAGTGACGAGATTACTATCACATTAGAAGCTGTCTGCGATACACGGAAAGAGCATGTACTGGAATACGCAGAACAGTGGGATGTGCCCCACGCATTCACTGATTGGCATGACGTGATAGCAGCCGACCAGATCAATACAGTGTACATTGCTACGCCTACTTATTCTCATAGGGATATTTTCGTGGGTGCAGCAAATACAGGAAAGCACATCTTCGTACAGAAGCCTCTGGCATTTACAGCAGCGGATATTCAAGACATGATCGAAGCCAGAAACAGAAATGATATTCTTGTTCAGGTTGGACATAGTCTCCGAAATCATCCAGGCTTCTGGGGAGTCCGTCGTATCTGTCGTAATGAGGAATATCAAGCAAAAATGGGGCGGCTCTTCAATGTGCATTTCAGATCTGACCAAGAGAAGCCGTACACTGGTGCAGGGTTTCATCCGTCTACATGGCGACGCGACAAGAAGAAGGCACATGCAGGAACATTGTATGAGCATTCGATTCATGATTTCGACATGCTGAGATACTGGTTCGGTGATAGATACCGATTTGGTGAGGTATTTGCCAAGGCCAAGTATTTCTTCGAAGTGGACGGTATCGAAGATTCAGTAGGCGTCCTAGCTCAGATGACACACAAAGAGGGGGATACTGGTGCAACTCTGGCACTCACCGCCGTATGGCATAACATACACCGCGATGCAAGGCACATTGAGGTCTTCTGGGAAAACGCTCATCTGGAAGTGAAGTATTCGTTACTAGACTTCACCGGATTCTTGGAAGTCAAAGGGAGTGAAACTATTAAATTCAACCAGGACAAGCTTGATCAAGAATACCGAGTAGCGATTGGCTATGGGAATCCACCAGGGTTATGGTTGAAGAACTACGGCTACGAGACACTCCTCTTTCTCGAATCGCTTACCAAAGCGAGACCGCATCCACTAGTTGCGTCTCTTGAGGATTCTCAGCGTTCACATGAAATCGTTGAAGCCTGTTATGAGTCATCAAGAAGTCATCAGCCAATCAGTCTTTGAAGGTTCACTTGGCAATGCTATATCGACTCTAGTATCAGCAACGAATCATATATACGTAGGCAGGTGTGTAATTCCACCTAGAAAGGCTTGACTCAAAATGGAAGTAATAATATCCCCATCCATACTCTCAGCCGATTTCGCTCATCTTGAAGAAGACATAAGAAGAGCCGAAGCAGGGAATCCAGACTATTTCCACCTTGATATCATGGATGGTCATTTCGTGCCGAATATCTCGTATGGGCCGATTATGGCCAAAACAATGAAGAGAATAACAGATAAGCCACTAGATGCACATTTGATGATTACGAACCCTGACAAGTATATTCCGGACTTCATCGATGCAGGGGTCGAAATTATCTACCCGCAGATTGAAGTCACCTATGACATATACAGAACAGTTCAGCTGATAGTCGACCTTGGTGCAAAAGCAGGAATCACATTAAATCCAGGAACGCCGGTAGATCAAGTTATTCCCTTGCTTGATCTTATCGATTACATCATGATTATGAGCGTTTGTCCTGGCTTTAGCGGTCAAGAATTCATTGGCTCCTCCGTACCCCGAATTAGAGAACTTAGAAAGATTCTTGATGAGCATAAACCTCAGGTTAAGATAGCTGTCGACGGAGGCGTGGGGGTATCGAACATTGGTCAACTCCATGCCGCAGGAGCTGAATTCTTCATAGCTGGTTCAGCTATCTTCAAAGCAAAGCACATTGACCACGCAATCATTCAGCTTCGAGAAGCTGCAAAAACCACGTGAATTACAGCTTCCACATTTCAGAAGCTAAAATGATACTCTCGGGTCGAATGAAAAGATTTCATATGGAACCAACATTCTCTTAAACCATCTTAGTCTGTCAGTTTTTTTAGACGCAAATCTTACTGTTATCAGGAAGTGAGTACAACGGATAGAATGCTATCGCAAGGAAGAAGTATAGTCATCGAAAATGAAGGGAACCCACAAGAAGTGATGGAGAATCTTGAACATAGGAATCTTGAAGAGCTACGGATTATTGACTGTTATACGGATTCTCTAAGTCTGGATTCCTTAAGAGGTTGCGAGCAACTCATAGAGCTTGAGATAACCGGAACTAATCTGCAAACAATCGATTTCGGAGCTCTGTCGGATTGCCCTAGACTACGCAATCTGATTGTCAGCAACAACCATCTGAAAACTGTTGATTTTTCACCATTGTCGTTCTGCCAAGGCTTGGAGAAAGTTGATGTTTCTAATAATCAATTGAAAGATGTGAATCTATCCCCGTTGAAACACCCAGAGAAACTGGCAGATATCGACTTGACCAACAATCCACTGAAATCAATTGATTTGGAGCCGCTTTCGGCTAATCACCAGCTTGAGAATCTGATGATTTCTCATTGTAAACTCAGTTCCATAGATTTAGGCCCACTGAAAGGGAAATCAGAACTGAGGACACTCTATCTCAACGACAACAACATCAAAGAGATTAATCTCCAACCGCTGAGTCACTCTACTCAATTACACACACTGTCTCTTGGTAGAAATAAACTCGAAACCATAGATCTTGTGCCAATCAAACATTGTGTGAAGCTTCGAATCTTGAATCTGGCTCGAAACAGGCTCAAAAGGATAGATATTCGCCCGCTTAAGTACTGCAACTATCTTCATACACTGGCAGTAGACGAAGGAGTGGAAATCATATCTGGGAAAGTCAAGCCTCTCAAAACACGAAGAATAGATAGAGTCCATCACATAAATTCTATTGACCTGCGGTCTTCCGAATGGGTGTAACTACACACGCCTATAGCAATGCTTTTTATTGTCCGAGAGAAAAGTCGGTGCAGAAACAGCGACAGAATTCATTGTTGCTGAGATACTACCCAGACTGAAGACGGAGAGACAGCATTTGAAGTTCTTTATTGATACAGCCGATACAGAAGCAATCAGAAAGGCCCATGAACGAGGCATGGTTGACGGAGTAACAACGAACCCAACGCTTGTAGCTAGAGAAGGAAGAGATTTTCGGGAGATTGTTGATGAGATAGCCTCCTTTGTTGAAGGCCCGATAAGCCTAGAAGTCATCAGTGAAGATGCTGATGGGATGATTGAAGAGGCGCGAGAACTTGATACGTGGATAGATAATGCTGCGATCAAGATACCTATGACATGGGAAGGGCTGAAAGCTGTTCGAGTGCTTTCTAAGGAAGGCATTCATACCAACGTGACGCTATGTTTCAGTCCTAACCAAGCCCTCCTTGCTGCAAAGGCCGGGGCAACATTCGTTTCGCCTTTCATAGGGCGATTGGATGATATCGGTCACACGGGTATGGACATTGTAGTCGATATCAAGGACATCTACGATAACTATGCTTTCGATACCGAGATTATCGTGGCTAGCATTCGACATCCACATCATGTATATCGAGCAGCCCTTAGCGGGGCGGACATAGCGACCATTCCTCCCTCAGTACTTGACAAGATGGTCAACCATCCGCTTACCGATGTTGGAATTGAGAGGTTCCTTGCTGACTGGGAAAGCATGGAAGAATAGCACAAGCCGTGATTGAGATGAAAATTAAAGCTGACCTTGTTGCCGTCAATGGTAACATCATTACTATGGATCCTGAGCAACCTACTGCAACTGCCCTGGCAGTGAAGAGCTACAAGGTTCTGGCGGTAGGAAGCGATGAGATGGCGATGGATCTTGTATCCACAGCCAAGAGAGTCATAGATCTTGGAGGCAAGACGGTCGTTCCAGGTTTCATCGATGCTCATTGTCATCTCACACAAAAGGGAATCCGGTCTTCGTATGTTCATCTCCACGACGCCAACTCACCACAGGAAGTCAAAAAACGACTGAAAGCGGAAGTTCCCAGACATAAGAAAGGCGAGTGGATAAGGGGCTTTGGTTGGGATGAAAGCAACTGGGATGAGAAACGCTACCTTACTAGAAATGACCTAGATGAAATATCTAAGGAGCATCCCATAGCCATAGATCGCGTCGATCTACATCTTGCATCAGTGAATAGCATGGCACTTGAGGAACTCGATATCGATTTGGACCAAGATGGTGTCGAGAAAAACAAGAAAGGGAAACCCACGGGTGTTCTGAAGGACATAGAAGGACTCTATGATAACATCGAACCCAAGGAAGAGGATGTCTATGATGGGATTGTTGCTGGAAATAGACTTGCAAATGAAGTGGGCATTACTACCGCAGTCGATAATGCCCCTGCGGGGTACCTTCGATCACTTCGGAGAGCGGAACGCGCAAATGAACTCACAGCAAGAATGATTGTGAACCCACCTGCGACTCAAATAGATCACCTAACAGAACTAGGCATCACATCTGGTATGGGTGGAGCAATGGTTCGAATTGGTGGAGCCAAGATATTCACAGACGGATCCATAGGCGCAAGAACAGCTGCACTTTCTGAACCATATGCGGATGACAAGGACAACACCGGCAAAATGCTGATGAACAAGGAGAAATTTTCCAGCATTATTCGAAAAGCTATGGAGAATGACATTCAGACTGTTACACACGCAATCGGAGACCGAGCCATCGAGATGGTTATTTCGGCATTTGAAGAATCCAGTTATACAAGCAAAATACGAAGCCAAAGGCATAGAATTGAACATGCTGAGATGATTAGCTTGGATCAGATTCGGCGAGCGGCAAGCTTAGGTCTGATTTTGTCAATGCAGCCCAACTTCGTTGGCAGATGGCAGCAGAAGAAGGGATTGTATATGGACAGACTTGGTGAAGAACGAGTCGCGAACATGAACATGTTCAAAGCTGCCCTTGATAATGGAGCGCGATTGTGTTTTGGTTCTGATGGAATGCCTTTAGGCCCAATATACGGGATATGGTCCGCAGTGTCACATTACAATCCTAAAGTGCGACTTGATGTTGAAAAAGCACTAAGGTGTTACACAATGGAGGGAGCATATTCATCTTTTGTTGAAAACATAGTAGGTAGCCTAAAAGAGGGGAAAAGAGCAGATTTCGTAGTTCTCTCAGACAACATCCTTGAAGTACCACCCAACGAGATATGTGATATTGAAGTGGACAGGACAATACTAGGCGGAAACGTCGAATACAGTAACCCAAACACCGTTGGATGATCGGAGAAGGTGAATATCGATGGGCGAAATTCGGGTCTTAAGCGAGGATACCATTTCGCTTATTGCCGCAGGAGAGGTTATCGAAAGCCCCGCTTCGGTTGTAAAAGAGCTAATCGAGAATTCACTTGATGCACGAGCTGATAGGATAACAGTAGAAATAGAGAGGGGTGGAGTTGATAGAATTCAGGTTTCTGATAATGGTATTGGCATTCTTAGAGAAGACCTGCCCCGTTGCTTGGAGCGATATTCTACGAGTAAAATACGGAATCAGGAAGACCTGGAAGCGATATCAACATACGGATTCAGAGGAGAAGCTCTTTCAAGCATTGTTGCCGTCGCGGATGTGAATATCAAAACAAAACGTTCTGGAGAGGAATTTGCCTACGAGATTTCAGCGAATAAGAACAAAATCTCAGAAATAAAAACAACCAGTAGACCTGTTGGGACAACAGTAAATGTGAGCAATCTCTTTCAAAAAGTGCCAGCCAGGAGAAAGCATCTTGATGGAATCAGAGCCGAAAGTCGGAAAGTGACAGATGTTGTTAGACAGCACGCAATCATCAGAAATGATGTTGGATTCAAGCTGCTTAGGGATGGCAACACTATACTGGATTGTCCACCAAATCAAAGCACGAAAGATCGAGTATTATGTCTTCTCGGGTCAGATATAGCTGCAGCAAGTACCGAAGTAGAGTTTTCGGAGAATAATATCCGAATAACTGGTTTTGTAGTTCATCCACCACATTCAAGGGGAAATAGGGGTAGAGAATACATATCAGTAAGGCGGAGACCAGTCAATAGCGAGAAACTTGCTTCTGCCATCGAATCTGCCTATGGAAACCTACTGATGAAAGGCAGATATCCAATTTGTAACATAAACATAGACTTGGAACCGCATCAAGTAGACGAAAACATTCA is part of the Candidatus Thorarchaeota archaeon genome and harbors:
- a CDS encoding leucine-rich repeat protein, which encodes MLSQGRSIVIENEGNPQEVMENLEHRNLEELRIIDCYTDSLSLDSLRGCEQLIELEITGTNLQTIDFGALSDCPRLRNLIVSNNHLKTVDFSPLSFCQGLEKVDVSNNQLKDVNLSPLKHPEKLADIDLTNNPLKSIDLEPLSANHQLENLMISHCKLSSIDLGPLKGKSELRTLYLNDNNIKEINLQPLSHSTQLHTLSLGRNKLETIDLVPIKHCVKLRILNLARNRLKRIDIRPLKYCNYLHTLAVDEGVEIISGKVKPLKTRRIDRVHHINSIDLRSSEWV
- the fsa gene encoding fructose-6-phosphate aldolase, whose protein sequence is MKFFIDTADTEAIRKAHERGMVDGVTTNPTLVAREGRDFREIVDEIASFVEGPISLEVISEDADGMIEEARELDTWIDNAAIKIPMTWEGLKAVRVLSKEGIHTNVTLCFSPNQALLAAKAGATFVSPFIGRLDDIGHTGMDIVVDIKDIYDNYAFDTEIIVASIRHPHHVYRAALSGADIATIPPSVLDKMVNHPLTDVGIERFLADWESMEE
- a CDS encoding amidohydrolase, with protein sequence MKIKADLVAVNGNIITMDPEQPTATALAVKSYKVLAVGSDEMAMDLVSTAKRVIDLGGKTVVPGFIDAHCHLTQKGIRSSYVHLHDANSPQEVKKRLKAEVPRHKKGEWIRGFGWDESNWDEKRYLTRNDLDEISKEHPIAIDRVDLHLASVNSMALEELDIDLDQDGVEKNKKGKPTGVLKDIEGLYDNIEPKEEDVYDGIVAGNRLANEVGITTAVDNAPAGYLRSLRRAERANELTARMIVNPPATQIDHLTELGITSGMGGAMVRIGGAKIFTDGSIGARTAALSEPYADDKDNTGKMLMNKEKFSSIIRKAMENDIQTVTHAIGDRAIEMVISAFEESSYTSKIRSQRHRIEHAEMISLDQIRRAASLGLILSMQPNFVGRWQQKKGLYMDRLGEERVANMNMFKAALDNGARLCFGSDGMPLGPIYGIWSAVSHYNPKVRLDVEKALRCYTMEGAYSSFVENIVGSLKEGKRADFVVLSDNILEVPPNEICDIEVDRTILGGNVEYSNPNTVG